From Musa acuminata AAA Group cultivar baxijiao chromosome BXJ3-8, Cavendish_Baxijiao_AAA, whole genome shotgun sequence, one genomic window encodes:
- the LOC135646192 gene encoding NADPH-dependent aldehyde reductase-like protein, chloroplastic → MAANEPVLPLAGRVAIVTGASRGIGRAIALHLASLGAGVVLGYASNATQADLLAAQINSSHEARAVAVRADVSDPADVKSLFDRAESAFGGAAPHILVACAGVLDPKYPPLVDTTLEDWDAAFNVNARGAFLCCQEAAARLIRGGGGRIVTVSSSLVAALLPGYAAYAASKAAVEAMTKVLAKELRGTGVTANCVAPGPTATDLFFAGKSEEAVNRTAEASPLGRLGQPEDVAALVGFLCTDAGEWVNGQVVRVNGGFI, encoded by the coding sequence ATGGCCGCCAACGAGCCCGTCCTTCCCCTCGCAGGCCGCGTGGCCATCGTCACCGGCGCCTCCCGAGGCATCGGCCGCGCCATCGCTCTCCACCTTGCCTCCCTCGGTGCCGGCGTCGTCCTTGGCTACGCCTCCAACGCCACACAGGCCGACCTCCTCGCCGCCCAAATCAACTCCTCCCACGAAGCGCGTGCCGTCGCCGTCCGCGCCGATGTCTCTGACCCAGCTGATGTCAAATCGCTATTCGACCGCGCTGAGTCCGCCTTCGGCGGCGCCGCGCCCCACATCCTCGTCGCCTGCGCCGGCGTCCTCGACCCCAAGTATCCGCCCCTCGTCGACACAACCCTCGAAGACTGGGACGCCGCCTTCAACGTCAACGCCCGCGGCGCGTTCCTCTGCTGCCAGGAGGCGGCGGCGCGGCTGATACGCGGGGGCGGCGGGAGGATCGTGACGGTGTCGTCGTCGTTGGTGGCGGCGCTGCTGCCGGGATACGCAGCATATGCGGCGTCGAAGGCGGCGGTGGAGGCGATGACGAAAGTGCTGGCGAAGGAGCTACGAGGGACGGGGGTTACGGCCAACTGCGTGGCGCCGGGGCCGACGGCCACGGACCTCTTCTTCGCGGGGAAGAGCGAGGAGGCCGTGAATCGGACAGCGGAGGCGAGCCCATTGGGGCGGCTGGGGCAGCCGGAGGACGTGGCCGCGCTGGTGGGGTTCCTGTGCACCGACGCCGGCGAGTGGGTGAACGGGCAGGTCGTACGGGTCAACGGTGGATTCATTTGA